A genomic segment from Actinomyces lilanjuaniae encodes:
- the aroB gene encoding 3-dehydroquinate synthase — MSTTGRYNDRLPPAVDAEVLPLVLVGLPGAGKTTVARLLAHALGVQVTDTDAEVRRRSRMTIPEIFASEGEERFRDREHRAVRAVLDSPAAAHGVVALGGGAVVRKENRELLKGRVVVYLEATPLTAAVHVGDGSGRPLMTTGDEAPGGAGTLPARIGAVPEQGTSSPGAADTAVGQDPQDAKQDGGGGSHDPVLERMEALYAQRAALYEEVASITVPTDGLSAEQVAALVLVALGARPHRVAGALAPVAPGSGDVTGSARAGAQYEEPPVPEAVGLRRIGVRGPHAYEVLVGRGLQDQLQAAVRQVAGGGRGGVAVVHDEHLGAVAATYEAELGRAGLRTTRIRVPAGEEAKTAKVLEKVWHDLGVFRMGRDGVVVGLGGGAVTDLAGFAAASWLRGVPVVQVPTSLLAMVDAAVGGKTGINTAAGKNLVGAFHPPSVVLADTQTLASLPGAELRAGLGEVVKCGLIADPVILERLLEDPQACTRWDSPVLAELVARSVSVKAAVVSEDLTESGQREVLNYGHTYAHAVERATGYTWRHGEAVAVGCLFAAHTAHLAGRLDAETLAVHYRVLSAVGLPTSFPQGHGRWEELHEIMLSDKKVRGGVLRMVLLERVAAPVRTTAPGEPVLRLAHEAVTAGGHGAAR; from the coding sequence GTGAGCACGACAGGCCGCTACAACGACAGGCTGCCTCCTGCTGTTGACGCCGAGGTCCTGCCGCTGGTCCTTGTCGGGCTTCCTGGTGCGGGCAAGACCACGGTGGCACGGCTGCTTGCCCACGCCCTGGGCGTTCAGGTCACCGACACTGATGCCGAGGTACGTCGTAGGTCCCGGATGACCATCCCGGAGATCTTCGCCTCCGAGGGGGAGGAGCGCTTCCGCGACCGTGAGCACCGGGCGGTGCGGGCCGTCCTTGACTCCCCGGCGGCGGCGCACGGCGTCGTGGCGCTGGGCGGTGGCGCGGTGGTGCGCAAGGAGAACCGCGAGCTCCTCAAGGGTCGCGTTGTGGTCTACCTCGAAGCTACCCCCCTCACCGCTGCCGTCCACGTCGGGGACGGGTCCGGCCGACCACTCATGACGACCGGGGACGAGGCACCCGGTGGTGCTGGCACCCTCCCTGCGCGGATCGGTGCCGTGCCGGAGCAGGGCACGTCCTCACCCGGTGCGGCTGACACGGCTGTGGGCCAGGACCCGCAGGACGCGAAGCAGGACGGGGGAGGCGGCAGCCATGACCCGGTCCTGGAACGGATGGAGGCCCTGTACGCGCAGAGGGCAGCACTGTACGAGGAGGTCGCCTCGATCACCGTCCCTACCGACGGGCTGAGCGCCGAACAGGTCGCGGCCCTGGTCCTGGTGGCCCTGGGAGCCAGGCCCCACCGGGTCGCCGGGGCGCTGGCCCCCGTCGCGCCCGGCTCCGGCGACGTGACCGGCTCTGCCCGTGCCGGGGCGCAGTACGAGGAGCCGCCCGTCCCAGAGGCAGTCGGGCTGCGTCGCATCGGCGTGAGAGGGCCGCATGCCTACGAGGTCCTTGTGGGTCGAGGGCTTCAGGACCAGCTGCAGGCAGCGGTGCGCCAGGTGGCGGGCGGCGGCAGGGGCGGGGTGGCGGTGGTCCATGACGAGCACCTTGGTGCCGTCGCCGCCACCTACGAGGCCGAGCTGGGTCGTGCCGGCCTGCGTACCACCCGAATCAGGGTTCCTGCCGGGGAGGAGGCCAAGACCGCGAAGGTCCTGGAGAAGGTGTGGCACGACCTGGGAGTCTTCCGCATGGGGCGTGACGGGGTGGTGGTCGGCCTGGGCGGCGGGGCTGTCACTGACCTCGCGGGCTTCGCTGCCGCCAGCTGGCTGCGAGGAGTGCCCGTGGTCCAGGTCCCCACCTCCCTGCTTGCCATGGTTGACGCCGCAGTGGGTGGCAAGACCGGGATCAACACGGCAGCGGGAAAGAACCTTGTGGGGGCGTTCCATCCTCCCTCTGTGGTCCTGGCGGACACGCAGACGCTGGCGAGCCTGCCGGGTGCCGAGCTGCGGGCCGGCCTGGGCGAGGTCGTCAAGTGCGGGCTCATCGCAGACCCTGTCATCCTGGAGAGGCTCCTGGAGGACCCGCAGGCCTGCACCCGCTGGGACTCCCCGGTCCTGGCCGAGCTGGTAGCCCGTTCGGTATCGGTCAAGGCCGCCGTCGTTAGCGAGGACCTGACCGAGTCCGGGCAGCGGGAGGTGCTCAACTACGGGCACACCTACGCCCACGCGGTAGAGAGGGCCACCGGGTACACCTGGCGGCACGGAGAGGCGGTAGCGGTAGGCTGCCTGTTCGCTGCCCACACGGCTCATCTGGCAGGCAGGCTCGACGCCGAGACCCTGGCCGTGCACTACCGTGTCCTGTCTGCTGTCGGCCTGCCGACCTCTTTCCCGCAGGGACACGGACGCTGGGAGGAGCTTCACGAGATCATGCTGAGTGACAAGAAGGTGCGCGGCGGGGTGCTGAGGATGGTGCTCCTGGAGCGGGTCGCAGCCCCGGTGCGCACGACCGCTCCCGGGGAGCCTGTCCTGCGCCTGGCCCACGAGGCTGTCACCGCTGGTGGGCACGGGGCGGCACGGTGA
- a CDS encoding shikimate kinase, with product MRASGPVVLLGPPGAGCSSVGHALAQTTGRVLTDLRTTVARELGVHPSTALVEVPEERYREAEARCACAALREAEDQFPAAVLALGSGCLDRDEVRAAVGRIRGAGGCVVALLARARALAARNGLDAPRSIALGDVHRQFTRMLRQREQACRELADVVVDTTGTTPCQAAEQVVQRCAAAAGS from the coding sequence GTGAGGGCCAGTGGTCCCGTCGTGCTCCTGGGACCGCCGGGAGCCGGGTGCTCCAGCGTCGGTCACGCCCTGGCCCAGACCACGGGCCGGGTGCTCACGGACCTGCGGACCACAGTGGCCCGCGAGCTGGGCGTCCACCCGTCAACCGCGCTGGTCGAGGTGCCGGAGGAGCGGTACCGGGAGGCTGAGGCCCGCTGCGCGTGCGCCGCGCTGCGCGAGGCCGAGGACCAGTTCCCGGCAGCCGTGCTGGCCCTGGGCTCGGGCTGCCTGGACCGAGATGAGGTCCGTGCCGCGGTCGGCAGAATACGGGGCGCGGGTGGCTGCGTGGTGGCACTGCTGGCCCGCGCGCGGGCCCTGGCAGCTCGCAACGGCCTGGACGCACCACGCTCCATCGCGCTGGGAGACGTCCACCGGCAGTTCACGCGCATGCTGCGGCAGCGCGAGCAGGCCTGCCGCGAGCTGGCCGACGTCGTCGTCGACACGACGGGTACCACTCCTTGCCAGGCTGCTGAGCAGGTGGTGCAGCGCTGCGCAGCCGCAGCGGGCTCGTGA
- the efp gene encoding elongation factor P: MATTNDLKNGMVLNLEGQLWQVVEFQHVKPGKGPAFVRTKIKNVLSGKTVDRTFNAGLKVETATVDRRDMQYSYKDGDDFVFMDVKTFDQVYVSAATVGEAATFMLEGQDVTVAFHEDAVLFVELPPSVVLTISHTEPGLQGDRSSAGTKPATVETGAEIQVPLFLNTGDRVKVDTRTGSYISRVTD, encoded by the coding sequence GTGGCCACGACAAACGACTTGAAGAACGGCATGGTGCTCAACCTGGAGGGGCAGCTGTGGCAGGTGGTGGAGTTCCAGCACGTCAAGCCGGGCAAGGGGCCCGCCTTCGTACGTACCAAGATCAAGAACGTGCTGTCGGGTAAGACTGTGGACAGGACCTTCAACGCCGGTCTTAAGGTGGAGACGGCGACCGTCGACCGCCGTGACATGCAGTACTCCTACAAGGACGGTGACGACTTCGTTTTCATGGACGTCAAGACCTTCGACCAGGTCTACGTCTCTGCGGCGACCGTGGGAGAGGCCGCAACCTTCATGCTTGAGGGCCAGGACGTCACGGTCGCCTTCCACGAGGACGCCGTCCTGTTCGTCGAGCTTCCCCCCTCCGTGGTCCTCACGATCTCGCACACGGAGCCGGGCCTGCAGGGCGACCGCTCCTCCGCCGGTACCAAGCCTGCCACTGTTGAGACCGGTGCAGAGATCCAGGTGCCCCTGTTCCTCAACACCGGTGACAGGGTCAAGGTTGACACCCGTACCGGCTCCTACATCTCCCGCGTCACTGACTGA
- the nusB gene encoding transcription antitermination factor NusB has product MTDPAVQGSSPPAEAVAGSDRPGAGVQGEDPGGGARAAASSSRRGRRARHTVTARTKARRRAVEILFEADQRGLLVPTSRGAQETEGDTPDLGVHNASYHDASYREASRRLRSFAAQRAVHSANHTEAPAYARQVVEGVCDHLADIDEAIQTYAQGWVLMRMPAVDRAIARAATWEIVYNDDVDVPVAVDEAVTLARLLSTEESPRFLSGLLGRIGDLADTLR; this is encoded by the coding sequence ATGACAGATCCTGCTGTCCAGGGCTCCTCACCGCCAGCGGAAGCCGTGGCAGGTAGTGACCGGCCTGGTGCTGGCGTCCAGGGGGAGGATCCGGGCGGCGGGGCTCGGGCCGCGGCGTCATCCTCCCGCCGCGGCAGGCGGGCTAGGCACACGGTCACTGCGCGGACCAAGGCCCGGCGTCGCGCCGTGGAGATTCTCTTCGAGGCCGACCAGCGTGGGCTGCTGGTACCCACCAGCAGAGGGGCGCAGGAGACCGAGGGTGACACTCCCGATCTGGGCGTCCATAACGCCTCTTACCACGACGCCTCCTACCGCGAGGCCTCGCGCAGGTTGAGGAGCTTTGCCGCGCAGCGGGCGGTCCACTCCGCGAACCACACTGAGGCCCCTGCCTACGCCCGACAGGTGGTCGAGGGGGTCTGCGACCACCTGGCAGACATTGACGAGGCCATTCAGACCTATGCCCAAGGGTGGGTGCTCATGCGCATGCCTGCCGTGGACCGGGCAATTGCCCGTGCAGCCACCTGGGAGATTGTCTACAACGACGACGTCGACGTCCCCGTAGCGGTGGACGAGGCGGTGACTCTGGCGCGCCTGCTGTCGACCGAGGAGTCCCCAAGGTTCCTGAGCGGCCTGCTAGGCCGTATCGGTGACCTGGCGGACACGCTGCGCTGA
- a CDS encoding FMN-binding negative transcriptional regulator, with the protein MYVPRHFELPEGYAASLLTQVRVGNLVTVHADGPAATLVPFYLDQDRDTLVTHLVRNNPQARLPALGPALVILDEADAYVAPRWYATNEVKANVPTWDYITVHVTGRVRVDPSPAAALRAARELTLRTEPQEVLDRVGEDSLERMARAIVAVEVQVEQVTGKAKMSQNRHPDDIRSLIAALEEQGQTRLVNFLREVSLPYAEERFATISSLRSRTRSAQERSQRPAAPQELPEHP; encoded by the coding sequence ATGTACGTCCCCCGCCACTTCGAGCTTCCTGAGGGGTACGCCGCCAGCCTGCTCACCCAGGTGCGTGTTGGCAACCTCGTGACCGTCCACGCGGACGGACCTGCTGCCACGCTGGTGCCCTTCTACCTTGATCAGGACCGCGACACGCTAGTGACACACCTGGTACGCAACAACCCCCAGGCCCGCTTACCGGCCCTGGGACCCGCGCTGGTCATCCTGGATGAGGCTGACGCCTACGTCGCTCCTAGGTGGTACGCCACCAACGAGGTCAAGGCGAACGTACCTACCTGGGACTACATCACCGTCCACGTCACCGGGAGGGTCCGGGTCGACCCCAGCCCTGCGGCTGCCCTGAGGGCGGCCCGCGAGCTGACCCTGCGCACGGAGCCTCAGGAGGTCCTGGACCGGGTCGGTGAGGACAGTCTGGAGAGGATGGCCCGCGCGATCGTTGCCGTGGAGGTCCAGGTCGAGCAGGTGACGGGCAAGGCCAAGATGAGCCAGAACCGGCACCCTGACGACATCCGCAGCCTGATCGCCGCCCTGGAGGAGCAGGGGCAGACGAGGCTGGTGAACTTTCTGCGGGAGGTCAGCCTGCCCTACGCTGAGGAGCGCTTTGCCACCATCAGCAGCCTGCGCAGTCGCACCCGCAGCGCGCAGGAGAGGTCCCAACGTCCTGCAGCCCCTCAGGAGCTCCCTGAGCACCCCTGA